The Metabacillus sediminilitoris genome window below encodes:
- the cysI gene encoding assimilatory sulfite reductase (NADPH) hemoprotein subunit: MGNEILKAPEGPPSDVERIKEESNYLRGTLRESMLDQISAGISDDDNRLMKHHGSYLQDDRDLRNERQKQKLEPAYQFMLRVRLPGGVATPDQWLVMDDLSQKYGNSTLKLTTRMTFQLHGILKWNMKKTIQGIHASLMDTIAACGDVNRNVMCNPNPYQSDIHLEVYEWAKKLSNDLLPRTRAYHEIWLDEEKVASTPEVEEVEPMYGPLYLPRKFKIGIAVPPSNDIDVYSQDLGLIAIVEDNKLIGFNVAIGGGMGMSHGDKATYPQLAKVIGFCKPEQIYDVAEKIITIQRDYGNRSVRKNARFKYTVDRLGLETVVTELENRLGWKLDEAKQFHFDSNGDRYGWVKGVKGKWNFTLFVEGGRVTDYDDYKLMTGLREIAKIHTGDFRLTANQNLIIANISTQQKKKINDLIEQYGLTDGNHYTALRRSSMACVALPTCGLAMAEAERYLPTLIDKIDEIIDENGLRNEEITIRMTGCPNGCARHALGEIGFIGKAPGKYNMYLGAAFDGSRLSKMYRENIGEDEILKELGVLLPRYAKEREAGEHFGDFVIRAGVINATTDGTNFHE, from the coding sequence ATGGGGAATGAAATATTAAAAGCGCCAGAAGGCCCTCCAAGCGATGTAGAGCGCATTAAAGAAGAAAGTAACTATTTGCGTGGAACACTTCGTGAATCCATGCTTGACCAAATTAGTGCAGGTATTTCAGATGATGACAACCGTTTAATGAAACACCATGGCAGCTATTTACAAGATGACCGAGACTTACGTAATGAGCGTCAAAAGCAAAAGCTAGAACCTGCGTATCAGTTCATGTTACGTGTTCGTTTACCAGGGGGTGTGGCAACACCAGATCAATGGCTGGTTATGGATGATTTATCACAAAAATACGGTAACAGTACATTAAAACTGACAACACGTATGACATTCCAACTGCACGGTATTTTAAAATGGAATATGAAGAAAACGATTCAGGGCATCCACGCTTCTCTTATGGACACAATTGCTGCTTGTGGTGATGTAAACCGTAATGTGATGTGTAATCCAAACCCTTATCAATCTGATATTCATTTGGAAGTATATGAATGGGCGAAAAAACTAAGTAATGATTTATTACCACGTACAAGAGCCTATCATGAAATTTGGCTTGATGAAGAAAAAGTTGCCAGCACACCTGAAGTAGAAGAAGTTGAACCAATGTACGGCCCGCTTTATTTGCCACGTAAATTTAAGATTGGTATCGCGGTACCGCCATCAAACGATATTGATGTGTATTCGCAAGATCTTGGACTCATTGCGATTGTTGAAGATAACAAACTAATTGGTTTTAATGTGGCAATCGGTGGAGGTATGGGGATGTCTCATGGTGATAAGGCGACATATCCTCAGCTTGCCAAAGTAATCGGCTTCTGTAAGCCAGAGCAGATCTATGACGTTGCGGAAAAAATCATTACGATACAACGCGACTATGGAAATCGATCTGTCCGTAAAAATGCTCGTTTTAAATACACAGTTGATCGTCTAGGTCTTGAAACAGTTGTAACAGAGCTTGAAAACCGTCTTGGCTGGAAACTTGATGAAGCGAAGCAGTTTCATTTTGACAGCAACGGAGATCGTTACGGATGGGTAAAAGGCGTAAAAGGAAAATGGAATTTTACGCTGTTTGTTGAAGGTGGCCGTGTTACTGATTATGATGATTATAAGTTAATGACAGGCTTGCGCGAAATTGCTAAAATTCATACAGGTGATTTCCGTCTGACAGCAAATCAAAACCTAATCATTGCAAATATATCAACACAACAAAAGAAAAAAATTAATGATCTTATCGAACAATACGGTTTAACTGATGGCAATCATTATACTGCACTTCGTCGCAGCTCAATGGCATGTGTTGCCCTGCCAACATGTGGATTAGCGATGGCAGAGGCAGAACGCTATTTACCTACTTTGATTGATAAAATTGATGAGATTATCGATGAAAACGGCTTACGTAATGAAGAAATTACAATCCGTATGACAGGATGTCCAAATGGTTGTGCGCGACACGCGCTTGGTGAAATTGGCTTTATCGGAAAAGCACCAGGAAAATACAATATGTATCTTGGAGCAGCTTTCGATGGCAGCCGTCTAAGTAAAATGTATCGCGAAAATATTGGGGAAGACGAAATCTTAAAAGAGCTGGGAGTCCTTCTGCCTCGCTATGCAAAAGAACGTGAAGCAGGCGAACATTTCGGTGATTTTGTTATCCGTGCTGGAGTCATTAACGCAACAACAGACGGTACGAATTTCCACGAGTAA
- a CDS encoding assimilatory sulfite reductase (NADPH) flavoprotein subunit, whose translation MQLQVLNSPFNQEQAELLNQLLPTLTESQKVWLSGFLAASQTVSVTATSDAPSAGLPANNTANPISKEVTILFGSQTGNAQSLAGKAAKTLEGQGFQVTVSSMSDFKPNNLKKVKNLLIVVSTHGEGDPPDNALSFHEFLHGKRAPKLEDFRFSVLSLGDSSYEFFCQTGKDFDKRLEELGGTRLYQRVDCDLDFDEPASEWIEGVLGGFSEAHGGSAAIAQAVTTQAIESEYSRTNPFKAEVLENINLNGRGSNKETRHLEISLEGSGLTYQPGDSLGIYPENDPELVDILLEELKLESTENVTINKQGDVRPLKEALISNFEITNLTKPLLEQAAKLIKNEELQELLSPGNEAKVKAYLEGRDLLDLVRDFGPWNVTAQEFISILRKMPARLYSIASSLEANPEEVHVTIGAVRYDAHGRERKGVCSILCAERLQPGDTLPVYIQHNQNFKLPENPDTPIIMVGPGTGIAPFRSFMQEREEIGAEGKSWVFFGDQHFVTDFLYQTEWQKWLKDGVLSKMDVAFSRDTEEKVYVQHRMLENSKELFQWLQEGAVVYICGDEKNMAHDVHNTLLDIIEKEGSMNRDQAVEFLADMQQQKRYQRDVY comes from the coding sequence TTGCAACTTCAGGTATTGAACAGTCCGTTTAATCAGGAGCAAGCAGAGCTCCTTAATCAACTATTGCCAACTTTAACAGAATCACAAAAAGTCTGGCTAAGCGGTTTTTTGGCTGCTTCCCAAACTGTTTCTGTTACAGCTACATCAGATGCACCATCAGCAGGACTTCCTGCTAACAACACTGCAAATCCAATTTCAAAAGAAGTAACAATTCTGTTCGGGTCACAGACTGGTAATGCACAAAGCTTAGCTGGAAAGGCAGCTAAGACACTTGAAGGTCAAGGTTTTCAAGTTACTGTATCGTCAATGAGTGATTTCAAGCCAAACAATTTGAAGAAAGTCAAAAACCTTCTAATTGTTGTTAGTACACATGGTGAAGGTGATCCGCCGGATAACGCATTGTCATTCCATGAGTTCCTACATGGAAAACGTGCACCAAAGCTTGAAGATTTTCGTTTTTCTGTGTTATCACTTGGAGACAGTTCGTATGAATTTTTCTGTCAAACTGGTAAAGACTTTGATAAACGACTTGAAGAGCTTGGAGGCACACGCCTTTATCAGCGCGTAGATTGTGATCTTGATTTTGATGAGCCGGCTTCAGAATGGATCGAAGGAGTTTTAGGCGGTTTTAGTGAAGCACATGGTGGAAGTGCAGCCATTGCACAAGCTGTTACAACACAAGCAATTGAATCTGAATATTCGCGAACAAATCCGTTTAAAGCTGAGGTACTTGAGAATATTAATTTGAATGGCCGTGGTTCAAATAAAGAAACGCGCCATCTTGAAATATCGCTTGAGGGATCAGGTCTCACATATCAACCAGGAGACAGCCTCGGTATTTATCCTGAGAATGACCCAGAACTTGTTGATATACTTTTAGAAGAATTAAAATTAGAATCAACAGAAAATGTAACAATCAACAAGCAAGGAGATGTTCGTCCGCTTAAAGAAGCACTCATTTCCAATTTTGAAATAACGAATTTAACAAAGCCCCTTCTTGAACAGGCGGCAAAACTAATCAAAAATGAGGAATTACAAGAGCTTTTATCGCCGGGCAATGAAGCAAAAGTAAAAGCATATTTAGAAGGTCGCGATTTACTTGATTTAGTCCGCGATTTTGGTCCATGGAATGTAACTGCACAAGAATTCATATCGATTTTAAGAAAAATGCCTGCCAGACTTTATTCGATTGCAAGCAGCCTAGAAGCAAATCCTGAAGAAGTGCATGTAACAATTGGTGCTGTCCGCTATGATGCACATGGACGTGAAAGAAAAGGTGTATGCTCGATTTTATGTGCAGAACGTTTGCAGCCAGGTGACACACTGCCGGTTTATATTCAGCATAACCAAAACTTTAAACTGCCAGAGAACCCTGATACTCCGATCATTATGGTTGGACCAGGAACAGGAATTGCACCATTTCGTTCCTTTATGCAGGAACGTGAAGAAATAGGTGCTGAAGGTAAATCATGGGTATTCTTCGGTGACCAGCATTTTGTTACGGATTTCCTTTATCAGACAGAATGGCAAAAATGGTTAAAAGATGGCGTGTTATCGAAAATGGATGTAGCATTTTCACGTGATACAGAGGAAAAAGTATATGTGCAGCACCGTATGCTTGAGAATAGCAAAGAATTGTTCCAATGGCTTCAAGAAGGAGCAGTTGTTTACATTTGTGGAGATGAGAAAAACATGGCACATGATGTTCATAACACTCTACTTGACATTATTGAAAAAGAAGGCAGCATGAACCGTGATCAAGCGGTTGAATTTCTTGCTGATATGCAACAACAAAAACGTTACCAACGAGATGTTTACTGA
- a CDS encoding L-cystine transporter, with amino-acid sequence MNTILIIVNIIIFLLLIMGLFMMQKKHVSFSKRIFTALGLGLVFGVIIQLIYGATSEVTIGTIDWFTIVGSGYVKLLQMIVMPLVFVSIVGAFTKLKLTKNIGKISFLVIGILLGTTAISAAVGIGSALGFGLDGIQLTQGDAEATRNMELEEKVVTVQDVTIPQQILQLIPSNPFLDLTGARPTSTIAVVIFAAFVGMAFLGVKRKDPEHGEFFAKIIDTLYAITMRIVTLVLRLTPYGIFALITKVTATSDYVAIAKLGKFVIASYVALIVMFIVHLILLSLAKLSPVRYVKKAMPTLTFAFTSRSSAGTLPLTIKTQTKDFGVSEGIANFAGSFGLSIGQNGCAGIYPAMLAVMVAPAVGINPTSPAFIITLIIVVAISSFGVAGVGGGATFAALIVLSVMNLPIEIAALVISVEPLIDMGRTALNVSGAMVSGVLTGKATGELDKEVYKQQQIVEA; translated from the coding sequence ATGAACACCATTCTTATTATTGTTAACATCATTATTTTTTTATTACTTATAATGGGTTTGTTCATGATGCAGAAAAAACATGTTTCATTTTCTAAACGTATTTTTACTGCATTAGGTTTAGGGCTAGTATTTGGTGTAATTATACAATTAATCTACGGAGCAACTTCCGAAGTAACGATAGGTACGATAGATTGGTTTACAATTGTAGGTAGCGGTTATGTAAAACTATTACAAATGATTGTCATGCCACTTGTATTCGTTTCAATTGTTGGTGCATTTACTAAGTTAAAATTAACCAAAAATATTGGGAAAATTAGTTTTCTTGTTATTGGAATTCTTCTTGGTACAACAGCTATTTCTGCTGCAGTTGGAATCGGATCAGCATTAGGTTTTGGTCTTGATGGTATTCAATTAACACAAGGTGATGCTGAAGCAACTCGTAATATGGAATTAGAAGAAAAAGTTGTTACTGTACAGGATGTCACGATTCCTCAACAAATTCTTCAATTAATTCCAAGTAATCCGTTCTTAGATTTAACTGGTGCTCGTCCAACATCTACAATTGCTGTTGTTATATTTGCAGCCTTTGTTGGAATGGCATTCCTCGGAGTAAAGCGTAAGGATCCAGAACATGGAGAATTTTTTGCGAAAATTATCGATACGTTATATGCAATTACAATGAGAATCGTTACCCTTGTTCTACGATTAACACCATACGGTATTTTTGCGTTAATAACAAAGGTTACAGCAACAAGTGATTATGTAGCGATTGCAAAATTAGGTAAATTTGTCATTGCATCATATGTTGCATTAATTGTGATGTTTATTGTTCATCTTATCTTGTTATCTCTTGCTAAACTCAGTCCTGTTAGATATGTGAAAAAAGCTATGCCAACATTAACATTTGCTTTTACATCACGTTCAAGTGCAGGTACATTGCCTTTAACAATTAAAACACAAACGAAGGATTTTGGTGTATCTGAAGGAATTGCAAACTTTGCAGGCTCATTTGGACTATCAATCGGTCAAAATGGCTGTGCGGGAATATACCCGGCAATGTTAGCTGTAATGGTTGCACCGGCTGTTGGTATTAATCCAACAAGTCCAGCTTTCATTATTACACTTATCATAGTAGTTGCAATTAGTTCATTTGGTGTCGCTGGAGTTGGTGGTGGTGCTACATTTGCTGCGCTTATCGTCTTATCAGTGATGAACCTTCCAATTGAAATTGCTGCCCTCGTTATTTCAGTTGAGCCACTAATCGACATGGGACGCACAGCATTGAACGTAAGTGGTGCTATGGTATCTGGTGTACTAACTGGAAAAGCAACAGGTGAATTAGATAAAGAAGTTTACAAGCAACAACAAATCGTTGAAGCATAA
- a CDS encoding histidinol-phosphatase HisJ family protein gives MYLMDYHHHTNHSFDSKAIMREVCKEAINKGLNEICFTEHFSLNPVVPTYGHMDFEKYFQDIKECRDQFESQLIVKAGIEICEPHQLINEYTQAFKSLDLDFILGSVHNINNDKLRIFLGNKSNLIAYREYFTEVYNMVSQADIDVIAHLDLLKRYAIQTVGNFKFHEVKDLIESILTKAIERNIGIEINTSGLRGKLNESLPSIHVIKLYKELGGEILTIGSDSHTVETVGSHLFEAIEMAKECGFKYMFKYEKRNPIAVKL, from the coding sequence ATGTATTTAATGGATTATCATCATCATACAAATCATTCATTTGATTCAAAGGCAATTATGAGAGAAGTTTGTAAAGAAGCAATAAATAAAGGTTTGAATGAAATATGTTTCACAGAGCATTTTTCTCTTAATCCTGTTGTCCCTACATATGGTCATATGGATTTTGAAAAATACTTTCAAGATATTAAGGAATGCAGAGATCAATTCGAGAGCCAATTAATCGTAAAAGCTGGTATAGAAATTTGCGAGCCTCATCAACTTATAAATGAATACACCCAAGCGTTTAAATCACTTGATTTGGATTTTATTTTAGGTTCTGTACATAATATTAATAATGATAAACTGAGAATCTTTCTTGGGAATAAGTCGAATCTTATTGCTTATCGGGAATATTTCACTGAAGTATATAATATGGTAAGTCAAGCAGATATTGATGTTATTGCTCATCTGGATTTGTTAAAACGATATGCGATTCAGACAGTTGGAAATTTCAAATTTCATGAAGTTAAAGATCTGATAGAGTCTATTTTAACAAAAGCGATTGAGAGAAATATTGGTATAGAAATAAATACCTCAGGTCTAAGAGGGAAATTAAATGAATCGCTTCCATCCATTCATGTTATTAAGCTATATAAAGAATTGGGTGGTGAAATCTTAACGATAGGTTCTGATTCTCATACAGTTGAAACTGTCGGGTCTCATCTATTTGAAGCGATTGAGATGGCAAAGGAATGCGGTTTTAAGTACATGTTTAAGTATGAAAAAAGAAATCCGATTGCTGTTAAATTATAA
- a CDS encoding GTP cyclohydrolase II: protein MINHKVTSILHDKINIIKSDDKSIYLVGPINLPVNLDGETTKFQWYCWLRCENMSGHFCEDGSYNTEKIIETLASSNLAEMQQSSVLVYGDFQNSNDALIRMHSICHTGDIFGSKRCDCGFQLKQAMKMIVTHGSGALFYLANHEGRGIGLFSKAMAYVLQEEGLDTVEANLELGFVDDARNYDDAIKVLKTLRSNPVTLITNNPRKLEALEKSGANLSGRVQLWGDISEYNKKYLETKVVRSGHLRTEKSDE from the coding sequence ATGATCAATCATAAAGTGACGTCAATATTACACGATAAAATTAACATAATCAAAAGTGATGATAAATCTATATATTTAGTGGGACCGATAAATTTACCTGTTAATTTAGATGGAGAAACAACAAAGTTTCAATGGTATTGCTGGTTGCGCTGCGAGAATATGTCAGGACATTTTTGTGAGGATGGCTCATATAACACCGAAAAAATAATTGAAACTTTGGCTTCTTCCAATTTAGCAGAAATGCAGCAATCAAGTGTGCTTGTATATGGAGATTTTCAAAATTCTAATGACGCTCTCATCCGTATGCACAGTATTTGTCATACAGGCGATATTTTTGGGAGTAAACGCTGTGATTGTGGTTTTCAACTAAAACAAGCAATGAAGATGATTGTGACTCATGGCTCAGGAGCGTTATTTTATTTAGCAAATCATGAAGGTAGAGGCATTGGTTTATTCAGTAAAGCAATGGCATATGTCTTACAAGAAGAAGGTTTAGACACGGTGGAAGCAAATTTAGAGCTTGGGTTTGTAGACGATGCACGCAACTATGATGATGCTATAAAGGTGTTAAAAACACTGCGCTCGAATCCTGTCACACTAATAACAAACAACCCGAGAAAATTAGAAGCGTTAGAAAAATCAGGTGCAAATCTTTCAGGCCGAGTACAATTATGGGGCGATATCTCCGAATATAATAAAAAATATTTAGAAACAAAAGTCGTTCGTTCAGGGCATTTAAGAACAGAAAAATCGGATGAATGA
- the htpG gene encoding molecular chaperone HtpG produces the protein MAKKEFKAESKRLLEMMINSIYSQREVFLRELISNASDAIDKIYYKALTDDALTFDKDSYYIKVSADKENRTLTITDTGIGMSKEELETNLGTIAKSGSLAFKTENELKDGHDIIGQFGVGFYAAFMVADVVTVISKALGSDEAYKWESTGADGYTIEAIEKDTVGSEIILKIKENTEDESYDEFLEEYRLKAIIKKYSDFIRYPIKMDVSGQRPKEGSENELEEYKEEQTINSMVPIWRKNKSELTPEDYEKFYNEKHYGFDKPLKHIHISVDGTIRYNAILYIPEKTPFDYYSKEFEKGLELYSNGVLIMNKCADLLPDYFSFVKGMVDSEDLSLNISREMLQHDRQLKLIAKNINKKIKNELQSLLKNERDKYEEFYKSFGRQLKYGVYSDFGSNKEVLQDLIMFYSSKEKKMVTLDEYVARMPEDQKYIYYATGESYERIEKLPQTELVTDKGFEILYFTEDIDEFAIKMIMTYKEKEFKSVSSGDLGIEADDNETSTSKEDSENKELFDYMKTILGDKVKDVRVSKRLKTHPVCLATEGEVTIEMEKILSAMPDNQNIKADKILEINVNHHVFQSLKDSFANDKEKVSLYTNLLYNQALLIEGLPINDPVEFTNNICKVMV, from the coding sequence ATGGCAAAAAAAGAGTTTAAAGCCGAGTCTAAACGATTATTAGAAATGATGATTAACTCCATCTATTCACAACGTGAGGTATTTTTAAGGGAGTTAATATCAAATGCAAGTGATGCGATTGATAAAATTTATTATAAAGCATTAACAGATGATGCGTTAACATTTGACAAGGATAGCTATTACATAAAAGTATCTGCTGATAAAGAAAACAGAACATTAACAATCACAGATACTGGAATCGGCATGTCGAAAGAAGAGCTTGAAACAAATCTTGGAACGATAGCTAAGAGCGGCTCACTAGCATTCAAAACTGAAAATGAATTGAAAGATGGGCATGATATTATTGGTCAGTTCGGTGTTGGTTTTTATGCAGCATTTATGGTTGCTGATGTTGTCACTGTTATTAGTAAAGCATTAGGTAGTGATGAGGCCTATAAGTGGGAATCAACAGGTGCAGATGGATACACAATTGAGGCAATTGAGAAAGATACAGTAGGTTCTGAAATCATTTTAAAAATCAAAGAGAACACCGAAGATGAAAGCTATGATGAGTTTTTAGAAGAATATCGTTTAAAAGCAATCATCAAAAAATACTCCGACTTCATTCGCTACCCAATTAAGATGGATGTATCTGGTCAAAGACCGAAAGAGGGCAGTGAAAATGAATTAGAGGAATACAAGGAAGAACAAACGATCAATAGTATGGTTCCAATTTGGAGAAAGAATAAAAGTGAGCTTACTCCTGAAGACTACGAGAAATTTTATAATGAAAAACATTACGGTTTTGATAAGCCGCTTAAACATATCCACATTAGTGTTGATGGTACGATCAGATATAATGCCATTTTATATATTCCAGAAAAAACTCCTTTTGACTATTATTCAAAGGAATTTGAAAAAGGCTTGGAGTTATATTCAAATGGCGTATTAATCATGAATAAATGTGCTGATCTCCTTCCTGACTATTTCAGTTTTGTGAAGGGAATGGTTGACTCAGAAGATTTATCCCTTAATATTTCCAGAGAAATGCTGCAGCATGATCGCCAATTGAAACTTATCGCTAAAAATATAAATAAAAAAATCAAAAACGAATTGCAAAGCTTATTAAAAAATGAAAGAGATAAATATGAAGAGTTCTATAAATCCTTTGGAAGACAGTTAAAATACGGGGTATATAGTGATTTTGGAAGTAATAAAGAGGTCTTACAGGATTTAATCATGTTCTATTCGTCAAAAGAGAAGAAAATGGTTACCTTAGATGAATATGTAGCAAGAATGCCTGAGGATCAAAAATATATTTACTATGCTACAGGCGAATCTTATGAAAGAATTGAAAAGCTTCCACAAACTGAGTTAGTAACTGATAAAGGCTTTGAAATTTTATACTTTACTGAAGATATTGATGAATTTGCAATTAAAATGATCATGACATATAAAGAAAAAGAATTTAAATCTGTATCTAGTGGGGACTTAGGAATTGAGGCAGATGACAATGAAACAAGTACTTCTAAGGAAGACAGTGAAAACAAAGAGCTTTTTGACTATATGAAAACAATCCTTGGGGATAAAGTAAAGGATGTAAGGGTATCCAAACGATTGAAAACTCATCCAGTTTGTTTAGCAACAGAAGGTGAAGTAACAATCGAAATGGAAAAAATTCTGAGCGCAATGCCTGATAACCAAAATATTAAGGCTGATAAAATTTTAGAAATTAACGTGAATCATCATGTTTTCCAATCATTAAAAGACTCATTTGCAAATGATAAAGAAAAGGTTTCTTTGTACACAAATCTACTGTACAATCAGGCACTTCTAATTGAAGGATTACCGATAAATGACCCTGTTGAATTTACAAATAATATTTGTAAAGTTATGGTCTGA
- a CDS encoding DUF5381 family protein, translated as MVNAKQENNVIKIKGSKFMYGWMASFVLGGLIGCFFLLIEGFSFESKYSFVYIFGGIVFFPIFLYLTLWSLPGFIPGKTLLTISDDGNGKIITKKGTVFIENIRNIDLIRNPLNLINDIVIETFDNKKIKIRTYNLLDDLDYQVIVDKYIFPNMTENARKVWDRKVNLALLLKEVKYERQEHKID; from the coding sequence TTGGTAAATGCTAAGCAAGAAAATAATGTGATAAAAATAAAAGGTTCAAAGTTTATGTACGGATGGATGGCTTCATTTGTTTTAGGGGGATTAATAGGCTGTTTCTTCTTACTTATAGAAGGTTTTTCTTTCGAATCTAAATATTCATTTGTTTATATTTTTGGGGGGATCGTTTTTTTTCCTATTTTTCTTTATTTAACACTTTGGTCCCTGCCCGGATTTATTCCAGGGAAAACATTATTAACAATTTCAGATGATGGAAATGGTAAAATTATTACAAAAAAAGGAACAGTTTTTATTGAAAATATCCGTAATATCGATTTAATTAGAAATCCCCTAAACTTAATCAATGATATTGTCATCGAAACCTTCGATAACAAAAAAATAAAAATTCGTACATATAATTTACTTGATGATCTTGATTATCAGGTGATAGTTGATAAATATATTTTTCCCAATATGACGGAAAATGCAAGAAAAGTGTGGGATCGTAAAGTAAATTTAGCTTTACTACTAAAGGAAGTAAAGTATGAACGTCAAGAGCATAAAATAGATTAA
- a CDS encoding WXG100 family type VII secretion target: protein MNSEKVRALAKVFQESSESLKIDESKLMQSVHTNTATWTGEARNKFDSVLDEAAVLFQRHSDNLYQISRELESAANEVDRVREEIERQREFERLACMRDE, encoded by the coding sequence ATGAATTCGGAGAAAGTTAGAGCCTTAGCAAAAGTATTCCAAGAATCTTCTGAATCATTAAAGATAGATGAGTCTAAGCTCATGCAAAGTGTCCATACAAATACTGCGACATGGACAGGTGAGGCCCGAAATAAATTTGACTCTGTTCTTGATGAAGCAGCTGTTCTATTTCAAAGACATTCTGATAATCTTTATCAAATCAGCAGAGAATTAGAAAGTGCTGCAAATGAAGTTGATCGGGTTAGGGAAGAGATTGAAAGACAGAGAGAATTTGAGCGGCTTGCTTGTATGAGGGATGAGTAG
- a CDS encoding capping complex subunit for YIEGIA has protein sequence MGRESNVNPNYDILALITLDKDRILGGKQLSLLAHNEEEQKEMTADIAKALKGEIVRMKTTNDYLIIRASK, from the coding sequence ATGGGACGGGAATCGAATGTTAATCCTAATTATGATATCTTAGCACTTATTACGTTGGATAAGGACAGAATTCTAGGCGGTAAACAATTATCATTATTAGCACATAATGAAGAGGAACAAAAAGAAATGACAGCCGACATTGCAAAAGCATTAAAAGGTGAAATAGTTAGAATGAAAACAACAAACGATTATTTGATTATTAGAGCCAGTAAGTAA
- a CDS encoding YIEGIA family protein: MEGNELLESADLRVIITAIIIGTFARIITLKEDFRQYPSYPNGYLIHLITGFIASALGAVALPALLVKNFIAVTFLTIAIQQFRDVRKMEKESLTDLEETEFTFRGKAYIDGIAKTFEARNYFSLVVALVTSITIKLVPIKGWIGISIGAAVGLIILFLLVRISKGKTIGDIAEVKEGTIEVIGSELYVDGMFVSNQLGSDEAQKMFKDEGMAIVIYPNKDIFRINLDNFGQRQAALFEATRSLGLKRYQFTRRDFENGRVVIALVPIKKDIDAFIEVVKKCPLLESVKKTKSVMKTKLKGW; this comes from the coding sequence ATGGAAGGAAATGAATTGTTAGAATCAGCTGATTTAAGGGTTATTATTACAGCTATTATTATCGGTACATTTGCTCGTATTATTACATTGAAAGAGGATTTTCGTCAGTATCCAAGCTATCCAAATGGATATTTAATTCATCTTATAACAGGCTTTATTGCTTCGGCATTAGGTGCGGTAGCTCTACCAGCATTATTAGTTAAAAACTTTATAGCCGTAACCTTTCTAACAATAGCTATCCAGCAGTTTCGGGATGTACGTAAAATGGAAAAAGAAAGTTTAACTGACTTAGAGGAAACTGAATTCACTTTCCGAGGAAAAGCCTATATCGATGGCATTGCAAAAACCTTTGAAGCAAGAAACTATTTTTCCCTAGTTGTAGCTTTAGTTACATCTATCACAATTAAACTAGTTCCAATAAAGGGATGGATCGGGATCTCAATTGGGGCTGCAGTAGGTCTTATTATTTTGTTTTTATTAGTTAGAATATCTAAAGGAAAAACGATTGGTGATATTGCTGAAGTGAAAGAAGGTACTATTGAAGTAATAGGATCTGAACTTTATGTTGATGGAATGTTTGTCAGTAATCAATTAGGAAGTGACGAAGCGCAAAAAATGTTTAAAGACGAGGGGATGGCCATTGTCATCTATCCAAATAAAGATATTTTCCGAATAAATTTGGATAATTTTGGCCAACGACAGGCTGCACTCTTTGAAGCAACAAGAAGCTTAGGTCTAAAACGTTATCAATTTACTAGGAGAGACTTTGAAAACGGAAGAGTAGTTATTGCTCTAGTCCCGATAAAAAAAGATATAGACGCGTTTATTGAAGTGGTCAAAAAATGTCCTTTATTAGAAAGTGTTAAAAAGACAAAATCCGTGATGAAAACAAAGCTGAAAGGATGGTAA